A window of Pedococcus badiiscoriae genomic DNA:
GGGTATGCCGTGACGCACGAGGCGAGCGGCGCGTGGTTCCGCCGGGCGCGGCAGACCGTCACCGCGGACCAGGTCGTCTTCGCCGGTGGCACCTGGGGCACCCAGAAGCTCCTCCATGCGATGCGGCAGACAGGGACGCTGCCCCGCATCTCGGCCCGCCTGGGATACCTCACCCGGACCAACTCCGAGGCGCTCAACGGCGTGATGATGGAGAAGGTCAAGCCGGGGATGGACCTGTCCAGGGGAGTCGCCATCACCTCCTCCTTCCACCCGGATGCCGACACCCACGTCGAGAACGTGCGCTACGGCAAGGGCTCCAACGCGATGGGTCTCATGGCGACGATCCTAGTTCCGGGTGGGTGGCTGCCCCGGCCCCTCCGCTTCGTCGTCGAGGTCGTCAAGCACCCGGTGATCTTCGTCCGGTCGCTGTCGAAGTACCGCTGGAGCGAGCGCACCATCATCGGCCTCGTCATGCAGTCCAGGGACAACTCCCTGCACGTGCGCGGCACCGCGGGTCTCTTCGGCGGTCGCGGGCTCACTTCACGCCAGGGCCACGGCGAACCCAACCCGACCTACATCCCAGCCGGGCAGGCGGCCATGAAGGCCGTGGCCGCCAGGCTGAGTGAGGCGAGCGGGCTGAAGGCCTTCGCCGGCAGCAGCATCGGCGAGATCGCCAACATCCCGCTGACTGCTCACTTCCTCGGGGGCGTGACGATCGGTTCCAGCCCGGAGCGTGGGGTCGTCGACGGCTATCACCGGGTCTGGGGCTACCCGGGGCTGCACGTCGTCGACGGGTCGGCCGTGTCCGCGAACCTCGGGGTCAACCCGTCGCTGACGATCACCGCGCAGGCCGAGCGGGCGATGTCGTTGTGGCCCAACAAGGGCGAGGCCGATCCGCGTCCCGCGCAGGGTGAGGGCTACCGCCGACTCGAGGCCGTCAAGGCCGCCAACCCGGCTGTCACCCGCTACACCCACGAGAGCGCCAAGGTCTGACGGGCCCGCGATCTGGCGGGCCGGGATCCGACCGGCCGCCATACGACGCGCCGCGATCCGGCGGCAAGGGCGGCGGGCGACACAAACCCCTGCATTGCGCCGACCACCGCCCCCAGGTGGCGTGGCTGGAGACGAGCCGGGGGGTGGGTCTCCAGCCACACCACCCAGACAACGACCCCGCTGACCAGGGGTTACGCGGAGCCCCGGAAATTGTCCGGGCCCAGGTCGTCAGGTGATCCCGGCGTGGTCCCCGGGCCCCGAGAGGAACCTCAGATCACTCGACGACCGCGGCGTTGGGCTGGTTGCGCCACGAAGCCCACAGCGCGGCATACGGGCCGTCGGCGGCGACCAGCTCGTCGTGCGTGCCGATCTCGCTGACCACGCCGTCCTCGACGACGGCGACCCGGTCCGCGTCGTGCGCAGTGTGCAGGCGGTGTGCGATCGCGACGACGGTGCGGCCCTCGACCACGGCGGCCAGCGAGCGCTCGAGGTGACGCGCCGCGCGAGGGTCCAGCAGCGAGGTCGCCTCGTCGAGCACCAGCGTGTGCGGGTCGGCGAGCACGAGGCGGGCGAGCGCGACCTGCTGCGACTGCGCCTCGCTGAGCGGGTGCCCACCGCTGCCGACGACGGTGTCCAGGCCCTCGGGCAGCTCGGTGGCCCACTCGTGGGCGTCGACCGCGCGCAGGGCTTCCTCGAGCTCGTCGCGGGCGGCGCCGGGTCGGGCGAGCAGGAGGTTGTCCGCGAGGCTGCCGACGAACACGTGGTGCTCCTGCGTGACGAGGGCGACCTCGCCGCGCAGCTGGCCCAGGGTGAGGTCGACCAGCGGCACACCGCCCACCTCGACGCTGCCTTCGCGTGGACCGTCGATGCCCGCCATCAGCCGGCCGAGGGTGGACTTGCCGGCCCCCGACGGTCCGACGATCGCGAGCCGCTCGCCCGGACGCAGGTCGAGTGACACCCCGCGCAGGACGTCGTGGCCCGAGCGGTAGGCGTAGCGCACGTCGTCGACGGCGAGGTCCGATCCCGCGGGCTGCTCACCCGTGGCGACGCGGTCCGGCGGCACGTCGCCGACCCCGATGACCCGGGCCAGCGAGGTCGCGCCGACCTGGATCTCGTCGAGCCAGCCGAGCACCTCGTCGAGCGGGTTGGTCATCTGGTGGATGTAGAGGGTCACGGCCGTGGCCGCCCCCGCGGTGATGTGGCCGTTGATGGCCAGCCAGCCGCCCCACAGCACCGCCCCGGCGGTGGGGACGTAGTAGCCGAAGACCACCGCCGGGAACCAGTGCAGCCGCAGGCCCAGGGTGTAGCGCTCGGCCTGGAAGCACTCGCGCAGCGCCTCGTGGAACCGCGCCCGACGGACGCCGGTGAGCGAGAGGGCGTCGATGGTGCGGGCACCGTCGACAGTCTCGGCGACGACGCCGTTGAGCTGGGCGTACGTCGCCCGCTCCCAGAGGTACCCGTCGGAGGCGTGCCGCAGATAGCGCCTCGTCGAGAACCAGTAGAACGGCAGGCCCAGCAGGATCGGCAGAGTGGCCAGCGGTGAGGTGAACAGGGCGGCCACCGTCGTCATGAGCACCGTCATCGACGCGACGAACAACGAGGGGATCCCGAAACGCACGACGTGCGACAGCGCCTCGACGTCGTTGGTGGTGCGGGCGACGAGGTCGCCGGTGCCAGCTCGTTCGACGGTCGACAGCGGCAGGTTGACCGCTCGCCCGACGAACTGCTCACGCAGCTGGGCGAACACCGTCTCGCCGAGGATGAACGACCACCGACGCGCCGCCCAGGTCAGCCCGGTCTGGGCGACGACGGCGGCAGCGAGGCCGATCGCGATCCGGTCGACGGTGCTGGTGTCGCCGTGGCTCGCGGTGACGACGTCGACCAGCCGGCCGACCAGCCACGGCGCGGCGAGGGCGGCGAGTGCGGCCAGCGCGTGCAGCCCCAGGACGCGGAGCACGAGGCCACGGTGCTGGCGCGCCAGTCCGCGGGTGTGCAGCCAGACGCCGCGCATGTCGGCGATGGGCAGCGTCCGTCGGGCGTGGTCGGTGATCACTGGTCGTCCTCCTCTGCGCGGTTCACGATCTGTCGGTATGCCGGGTGGGCCAGCAGCTCGCGGTGCGTGCCGGTGGCGATGGCGAGACCGTCCTCCAGCAGCACGACCTCGTCGGCCTGGCCGAGCAGCAGCGGGCTGACGGTGGTCACCACGGTGGTGCGCCCGCGACGGTGCTCGGCGAGGCGTTCCGCGATCCTGGCCTCGGTGTGGGTGTCGACCGCGCTGGTCGGCTCGACCAGCACGAGGACCGGCGCGTCGGTGAGCAGGGCCCGCGCCAGGGCGAGGCGCTGTCGCTGTCCGCCCGAGTAGGAGCGGCCGCGCTCCTCGACGGTGCCGTCGAGACCGTCGGCGACCGCGTCGAGGACGTCGAGTGCGCTCGCGGTCGTCAGGGCCGCCATGACCTCGCAGTCGGCGCCTGCGCCCGGGCGACCGCCGTTGCTGGCGCCTTCATCGCGGTCGGTGGCCACGCCCGACCGACGGGCGCTGTCGCCGAGCAGCTGCTCGCGCAGGACGCCGGTGAACAGCCGCGGGTCGGGCTCGCTGACGACGATGTGGCGGCGCACGTCGGCGATCGACAGGTCGTCGAGCCGGGTGCCACCCCAGGTCGTCTGGTGCGGACCGGGGCCGTGTCGACCCAGCCGGTCCGCGAGCGACGCCGAGTCCTCGGGGCGGGCCGACACGATGGCCGTCAGCAGCCCGCCGCGCACGACGGTGCCCGACAGGGGGTCCACGAGGTCGGCGTCGTCGGCGGGCACGGCGGCGGTGCCGGTCCGCGAGGCGTCGTGGTCGGGCTGGACCGCCATGACCCGCAGCATCTTGCCCGCCGCGATCTGTGCCCGGATGCCGCGGTCGACCACCTCGATGGCGGTCTGCAGCGGCATGGTGAGGAACGCGGTGTAGCCATAGAAGGCGACCAGCTGGCCTGCCGTGATCTGACCGGCGACGGCCTCGCGAGCGCCGAGCCAGGTCACCAGGACGACGAAGATGCCGGGGATCAGCACCTCGGCCGAGTCGAGCGCCGCCTGGATGCCGGCCACCTGGAACCCGCGCTCGCGCACCCGCGCCGACTGCTCCTCGTAGCGTCGCAGGAAGGTCTGCTCACCACCGATGCCACGCAGCACCCGCAGGCCTGCGACGGTGTCGGCGCCGAGCGTGGTCAGTCGGCCGGCTTCCTCGCGCTGTCGGGCCTGGCGGCGCTGGAGAGGACGCACGATCAGGCTCAGGCTGGCCAGCATGACCGGGCCGCCCAGCAGCACCAGCCAGCCGAGGGCGGGCGAGGCCGCGAGCAGGATCGCGCCCACCACGGCGTAGCTGACGACGGCTCCGGAGAACCGGCCCATCACGTCGTACAGCCCGCCGAGGCGCATCACGTCGTTGGCGAACACCGCCACCACCTCGCCGGAGGGCATGGTCCGGGTCAGGGCCGGCCCGGCCCGCTCGGCTCCCTGTGCGGTGAGCTGCGCGCCGCGGTAGGACGCGAACAGCCAGTTGTAGACGGCGAAGTAGTGCCGGATCGCGGCCGTGGCCGCGCACGTGGCCCCGAGCCCGATCAGCACCAGGGCCCAGCGCAGGAGGCCGCCGAGGTCTCCCGGGACGATGCCGTCGTCGACCCCCTTGCCGACCGCGGCGGGCACCAGCGCGATCGCCAGCATCCACGCCATGCCCGCGAACATCCCGAGGAGCTGGGTGCGCCACTGCTTGCGTGCGACCCAGAGCATGAACCTCGTCGTGCTGCGGGTGTCGGGGCGGCCTGGGTCAGGGAACGGGATCGTCTGCATCAGGGTCACCACCGTAGGCCGCGGCGCCGACGCTCCGACACCGGTTTTCCGCGCCACCGGGGAGTGGGGCGGCATCGTGGCTGGAGCACAACGCCGCGGCCTCGTCCTCGACGCCCGGGCGCTTCCCGTAGCCTGACCCGGTGCTGCGAACCGCCCTCAAGCCCCGGTGGCTGGGCCTGTTCGCCCTGCTGCTCGTGATCATCGCGGCCTGCACCCAGCTGGGCCTCTGGCAGCTGCACGTGGCCCAGGACAAGGGCTTGGCCGACGCGCTGCGCAAGGCGCACGAGGCCCGCCCGGCCCTGGTCGAGGCCGTCATCCGCCCGCACCAGGCCTTCCCGAACCCCCAGTCCAACCGTGCCGTCACCGCCATCGGCACGTATGCCGCGACCGACCAGTTCCTCGTCGGCCCTCGCCGGCTCGGGGGGCGCACCGGCTACTGGGTCGTCACCCCGCTCGACGTGACCGCGACGGGTGCCAGGCTCGCCGTGGTGCGGGGCTTCGTCACCGACGTCAGCCGGCCAGTGGCGCCGCCGGCCGGACCGGTCAGTGTCGACGGCTCGCTGGCGCCGGGGGAGGCTCCGGCCGCGGCGCCGTCCGGTGTGCCGGGGTGGCCGCGGCCGGCGCGCGGCTCCATCGACTTCTCGCTGCTCGTCAACGACTGGCGCGGGGAGCTCTACAACGCCTTCGTCTTCGCCCAGACGGAGAGCACCGGCACCGGCGCCGCGATCCCCGTGCCCGCGGGCCTCGAACGGGTGCCACCACCCGCGGTGACCGGCGGGCTGAAGTGGCGCAACGCGGCATACGCGCTGCAGTGGTGGGTGTTCGGCGGCTTTGCCGCGTTCATGTGGTTCAGGATGGTGCGAGAGGATGCCCTACGTGACCCAGCCCTCGAAGGAGACCCAGAGCGTGAGTGAGCCAGCCAGCATGAGTGACATCAAGGACCCGGTGTCCACGCGCAAGGCCCTGCGCTTCTTCAAGGTGATGGCCGTGCTGTCCGGCCTCGCGCTGTTCGTGCTGATCGGGATCATCGTGGTCAACGGTGGTTTCGGGAAGGGGGGCGCGTCCGCGGTCTGGAGCCCGATCCACGGGTTGATCTACTTCGTCTACGTGGTGTCCATCGCCAACCTCGGGTTCAAGGTCGGCTGGAGCCTGCCGAAGATGGTGCTCATCATGCTCACCGGGTTCGTGCCGCTGCTGCCGTTCTGGGCGGAGCGACGGTTCGCGGGTGAGACCGAGGCGCGGCTGGCAGCGGGCCGCCGGTAACCTGTGCCCGTGAGCGACCCCGCAGCCGCCGACGTGGTGACCACTGACGTGACCCAGGCCCAGGACGACGACCGGGTCGAGGCCCCTGACGGCGAAGTCGTGGAGGTGCCGACCACGCCGCTGCAGGCGCGTCCGGTGCTCGTCGTCGACTTCGGCGCGCAGTACGCGCAGCTGATCGCGCGGCGGGTGCGTGAGGCGAACATCTACAGCGAGGTCGTGCCGCACACGATGAGCACGGCCGAGCTGCTGGCCAAGGACCCGGCGGCGATCGTGCTCTCCGGTGGCCCTTCGTCGGTATATGCCGAGGGCGCCCCCGAGCTCGACCGGGCCGTCCTCGAGGCCGGCGTACCCGTGTTCGGCATGTGTTACGGCTTCCAGGCCATGGCCCAGGCGCTCGGCGGCACGGTGGCCCACACCGGGCTGGGGGAGTACGGCGCGACGCGTGCCGCGGTCTCCGACACCGAGTCCACCCTGTTCAACGGGCAGCCCTTGGAGCAGTCGGTGTGGATGAGCCACGGCGACTCGGTCACGGAGGCGCCCGCGGGCATGGCGGTGACCGCCTCCACGGCGGGCGCGCCCGTCGCGGCCATCGAGGACGACGAGCGTCGCCTGTACGGCGTGCAGTGGCACCCCGAGGTGATGCACTCGACGTTCGGCCAGCGGGTGCTGGAGAACTTCCTCTACCGCGGCGCGGGGCTCGCTGGTGACTGGACGGCGGCGCACGTCGTCGAGGAGCTCGTCGAGTCGATCCGGGAGAAGGTCGGCGACTCGCGCGTGCTGTGCGCGCTGTCCGGTGGTGTCGACTCGTCGGTGGCCGCAGCGCTGGTGCAGAAGGCCGTGGGCGACCAGCTGACCTGTGTGTTCGTGGACCACGGGCTGTTGCGCGCGGGGGAGGCCGAGCAGGTCGAGAAGGAGTTCGTGGCGGCCACCGGGGTCGACCTGGTAGTCGTCGACGCGCGCGAGCGCTTCCTGTCGGCGCTGGCCGGAGTGACGGACCCGGAGGAGAAGCGCAAGATCATCGGGCGCGAGTTCATCCGGGTGTTCGAGCAGGCGGCGCGTGACGTCGTGGGTTCGCGCGGCGACTCCGACCACCCGGTGGAGTTCCTCGTGCAGGGGACGTTGTACCCGGATGTCGTCGAGTCCGGTGGTGGCACGGGGGCGGCCAACATCAAGTCGCACCACAACGTCGGAGGGCTGCCCGAGGACCTGCAGTTCAAGCTCGTCGAGCCGCTGCGCTCGCTGTTCAAGGACGAGGTGCGGCAGGTCGGGCTCGAGCTCGGAGTGCCGGAGGCGATCGTCTGGCGCCAGCCGTTCCCGGGTCCGGGGCTCGGCATCCGCATCGTCGGTGAGGTGACCGCCGAGCGGCTCTCCATCCTTCGGGCGGCCGACGCCATCGCGCGCCACGAGCTGTCCTTGGCCGGCCTGGACCGCGACATCTGGCAGTGCCCCGTGGTGCTGCTGGCTGACGTGCGATCCGTTGGCGTGCAAGGGGATGGGCGCACCTATGGTCACCCGATCGTCCTGCGCCCGGTGTCCTCCGAGGACGCCATGACGGCCGACTGGACGCGCGTGCCCTACGACGTGCTGGCCAAGATCTCGACCCGGATCACCAACGAGGTGCGTGAGGTCAACCGGGTCGTGCTCGACGTCACGAGCAAGCCGCCCGGCACCATCGAGTGGGAGTAGATATGCCTCGGGTATGCCGCGTGGCTGGCCAGGTGGCGCGTGCGGCCCGGTAGGGAGCGCGGCCTGAGCACAGCCGCGGTCAACGACGCGCTGAGCCGGGCGGTGATGCGGCACGTCCTCATCGGGCCACCGCTCAAGCTGCTGACCGGACTGCACGTCGAGGGGCGCGCCAACGTCCCGCGCGAGGGCGGCCTCATCGTCGCGTCCAACCACCTGTCCTTCATCGACTCGATCGTGATCCCGCTCGCCTCGGGCCGGCAGGTGCACTTCCTGGGCAAGGCGGAGTACTTCCAGGGGTCGGGGCTGCGGGGGGCGGCGGTCCGGTGGTTCCACTCGACCGCGGGGACGATTCCCGTCGACCGTGCCGATCCGCGGGCTGCTGCTGCATCGCTCGACCTCGCCGAAGAGGTGCTGCGCCAGGGAGAGGCGTTCGGCGTCTACCCCGAGGGGACCCGTTCGCCCGACGGCCGCCTGCACCGCGGCCGCACCGGAGTCGCCCGGATGGCGCTGTCGACCGGGGCGACCCTGCTGCCGTGCGCGGTGATCGGGACGGACAAGGTGCAGCCGGCAGGCTCCAACGGTTTCCGACCGGGGAAGGTAACCGTCCGATTCGGTCAGCCGGTCGACGTCGCAGGCCTCTCCGCTCGCTTCCAGAAGGCCGCGTTGTTGCGGGCCATCACGGACGCGACCATGGACGCGATCGGCGAGCTCTCCGGACAGGAGCGCTCTGGGATGTACGCCTCCGACGTGAAGTCTGGGATGGGCACGGGAGCACGCGGGCCTTCGGCCTGACCCCGTCGACGCCCGTCTGGCCTAGGGGATTGGGCGGTGCGGCTTTCCGCCGCCTGTCACGCGGACCGATGAATCGCGAAAGCCGGGCACCTTCAGGCCCGCGCCATTCCGCTCGGCGAGTTCAGCTCCGAGGGGGATCCGTGAGGCCCGGGGTCCGACCGCTATGGCTCTCGGGCCCGTCTTTGCCCCAGATGTCGAACGGCACGCCCGTGAGCTCCTCGCTGATGGTCCACAGTCGACGGGCGAGGTCGGGGTCGCTCGCCAGCGAGCTGAGTTTCGCTGGGCCCACCTTGCCGCGGACCTCACCGGGCCCTTGGGGCCCGCTGTACGAGCCCGCGGCAGCCGCAGTCGCGGCATACAGGATCGCCTCGGCTCCGCCCTCGGATCCCGGAAGCACGAGGCGCATGAGGGGCGGTGCAAAGGTGCGCACGATCCATCGCGCCCCCATGCCGTCGCGACTCGCGACGAGGTTGGTGACGGCCACCCCCGGGTGGGCCGCTGTCGACGTCAGTGGTGATCCCGCCGCAGTGGCCCGGCGGTGGAGCTCCAGGGCGAACAAGAGATTGGCCAGCTTGGTGCGACCGTACGAGACCCTCGGGTCGTAGCCCTCCGGGGGATTGCCATCGACGACCCGGTCGTCACCCTGGTGGTGTGCCACTGAGGCCACGGTCGTCACTCGCGGTGAGGGAGCCGCCAGCAAGGCGGGCAGCAGTCGAGCCGTCAGCGCGAAGTGCCCGAGATGGTTCGTCGCGAACTGCAGCTCGTACCCGTCAGCGGTGGTCCGGCGCGTCGGGGGCGCCATCACGCCGGCGTTGTTCACGAGCAGGTCGACCGGGCCGTCGATCCGCGCTGCGAACTCGCGCACCGACTCCTGGGACGCCAGGTCGAGAGTTTCGACGGCGGTGCTGCCGGCAATCCTTGCGGCGGCCGCGCGGCCCGCGTCCAGGTTGCGGACCGCGAGGATGACGTGAGCGCCGTGTTCGGCCAGGGTTCGGGCCTCCACGAACCCGATTCCAGAGTTGGCGCCGGTGACGATGGCGGTCGTACCGCTCAGGTCGGTGATCTCGGTGGGCTTCCAAGCCATGGTCCACTCCCGCGGGTCGTCGGCGCCCGCGGGTGATCGCCGGCCCCTGGAGCGTATGCCGTGCGAAGGTCCGGTCTCGTCGTCGCCTCCCCGCCGCCACCGTGAAGGTTCAGAGGCATGTGGCGGGGACCCATTCACCACCAGGGGTCTGTCCACGCACGACGGGTCTGCTGAGCACGGGCACATCGCGGATCAACTCACCTTCGTGACAGGAAGGAACGCATTCATCGAGGACTGGTGGAGCCCGACACGAGGTGGCACCCGATCCGCGGGCCGATCCCGGGGGCGCCCGCAGCAGCACGGCGTACTGTCGAGGTACGGAGCCATCCAGGCTTCCTAGCGCCGGGAGCACAGTCATGGCCGACAAGTCACCTCGACAGCACATGGCCCAGAAGGCGAGCAAGTCGATCAAGGAGAAGCGGGCCGACAAGCACGCCAAGGCACAGGCCAAGGACCACCTCGAGATCGGCGAGATCCGCAAGAGGTAGGCCCCGCCGAGGCACCCGGCTCGCGCGTCCCACGGGCACATCGGTGCTGGCCGCCGCCGGGCCGGTGCTGGCCGCCGCCGGGCCGGTGCTGGCCGCCGCCGGGCCGGTGGTGCCGTCGCGGGGCCCGACCCCTGCCCGCCTCTCGATGGGGCATGGGTGCCATGGCCTTCGTTGGGCGCCTCGACCGAGACTGACACGGGGTCCGGTGTCTCTGTCACCGCTCCGGCAGACTTGGCCGCCAGGCTGAAAGTGAGCGCGCAGCGACCACCCCAACCCCGTTCTCCACCTGTGAGAGGTGTGGCCGCGAGTCTCGCTCGGTCGCCTGCCCGACGGCTGCGTCTTTGCTCCGCCAAGAGGCGCGCGTGAGTGGCGATTCTCGAGTTGGGTCATGCCCGCGGTGACCAACTGGCAACCTTGAGGCCATGGGACTCTTTTGGCGTAACAAACTGGCGTCATTCGACACCGGACACGCAGGTGACGACCAGACTCTGACTCAGTTGTCGCAGATGAGCGGTCTGACTGCTCCGCGTCGCTGGGTGCACTACCCCTACTTTGCCGACGAGGCCGGGGTGCGTGAGGCGGCTGGAGTGGTGGCTGCCGCGGGGTGGGAGTTGCAGAACGTCGCCGAGTCCGCGGCCGGTGGCCCCGATTGGGTCGTCATCGCTGAACGGCATGGAGCCGTCACAGATCCAGACACCGTTCGCGAGCGCGAGCCTTCTTCGAAGGCGTCGCTCAACAGTGGCCGGGCGGCGACTACGACGGCTGGGAAGCCAGCGCCTAAACCAGTCGCTTTCGGGAGCAAAAGTGAGGGCGTCTATCCGCCGGCTACGTCGCACCCCGCGGCGACCGAGGCGCACGGCGGGCAGGACTGAGCTCGATCCGCTGCTCCGGATCGGCGGCGACCCCTATCAGGGGGTGCACCCGACAACGGCGGGACCGATGGAGTGTTCGACACCGCGGACGACGGACGTCACGTAGACGCTGATGTCGTGGGAGCTCAAGCCGCTGCTCGTAGTCCGACCGAACTCGTTGTAGACCCACGGCACATGTTGCGCAGACAGCATCACGATGGGGATGGTCCCGTACGAGCCCAGGTTGCGCGACGCCGCGAAGTGGTGCCCGGCGTACAGGCCGATCCAAGTTCCCTGTAGGGAGTTTCGCACCTTCTGGAACTGCACTCCGTACGCCTTGCTCTTGGCGGCCACGGCCGGGTTGTCGAAGACCCGGCGCGTCGAGTTCGAGTTGTTCTGCCGGTAACCGCCCTGGTTGTCGTAGTAGATCTGACCGGCGCCGATGTTCGCCTTCGCGTCGGTGTGCAGGCTGACGGCGATGTCTGCGGGCTTTCCGGAGTTGGCCGTTTCTGCCGCGTTCCCCTTCTGCCAGAGGGTCCGGCGCAGCCTGTCCGGGTTCGATGTCCGGGACAGGACGACCTTGTATCCGGCCTGCTCCAGGAGCGCCTTGGCGCGCAGCGCAACGGTGAAGACGTTGGCGTCCTCACCGCCGCCGCTGGTGTTCTCGCCCGAGTAGATACCCGTCGAACCGCCTGACGTCGCCTTGGTCGGCGCCACGTTCGCCCCGTGGCCGGGGTCGAGGAAGACCACCGTGCGGTGGCTGACGGGTAGCCCGGACGCACAGGCACCCAGCGGCCTCGCGGCTGCCACCGCGCCCGGCGTCCCAGCCATCGCCGGTGTCACCACAGCCATAACCCCCGCCGCGCACCAAGCCGCCACTGCCAACGTCAGCCGCCTCGCTCGCGATCGACTCACGACATCTCCTCCGGTGGCCACCGCGACGCGCTCACGCCGTGGTGCACAGCACGCTACCGGCCGAGTCGTGTCGACGTGAGCAACATGCCAGTGCCTCAAACCGTGGGTCAGCCGGCCTCGTGCGCGAGGACTTGCTTCACGAGCGCGAGGTGGGTCCGACGTTGATGCTGAGACCCGGCATCGCCGTGGCCGCGGACGAGCCGCCGACGTAGTTCGTTGAGGAGCTCCTGGTTGGTCGCGAACCGCAGCGCGAACGTGGGCTCGCCCTCCTGGTTCTTCGGGAGCCCGCACGCGACACCTGCCGCAACGACCATCTGCCGGTAAGGCAGGTCGAGGGACGTCGAGAGTTGCCTGAGAGTATGCGCGTCGGGCATGGCAGGCAGCTGCTCCCGCCCGACGAGGTCGACGACGACGTCTGCGCTCAGCCCGCTCTCGAGCGTGAGCCGGGAGACCGACCACCCCAGCTCGAGCAGTCGGTCTTCGATGAGGATGCCGAGTTCATTTGCCATGATCGCCCCTTGCATGGAGTAGGTCGGAGGACACCTCAGAACAAATCATCACTGCGCTGCCCAGTAGTTCGGTGCAGGCCGTGCCCCGGATTGCCCGGATCGCAGGCGTGCGCATCCGCCCCATGTCCAAACCCCCGTGCCGCCGCTTTGGGTGGCTCCCCGCTCAAGCAATGGCCCCAACCTTCCCCCTAGGACTGCTGCCCTATCAACGAGCCGAAAGAGCGTCGGTTACGGCTCGCCAGCCCGCCTGATCTT
This region includes:
- a CDS encoding GMC oxidoreductase, giving the protein MTGPDSGIDIGTGSDHDSDYDVVVVGSGFGGSVTALRLAEKGYRVHVIESGRRFRDEDFARTSWDLRRYLWAPRLKCFGVQRIHRLPDVVILAGAGVGGGSLNYANTLYVPPRPFFEDPQWSDITDWKSELAPHYDLASTMLGVVTNPCHSVVDDVMRLAARDMGVEDTFRKTPTGVFYGMPGRRAPDPYFGGSGPERTGCTECGNCMVGCRVGAKNTLVKNYLALAERLGVTIEPMRTVVGVAPRREGGYAVTHEASGAWFRRARQTVTADQVVFAGGTWGTQKLLHAMRQTGTLPRISARLGYLTRTNSEALNGVMMEKVKPGMDLSRGVAITSSFHPDADTHVENVRYGKGSNAMGLMATILVPGGWLPRPLRFVVEVVKHPVIFVRSLSKYRWSERTIIGLVMQSRDNSLHVRGTAGLFGGRGLTSRQGHGEPNPTYIPAGQAAMKAVAARLSEASGLKAFAGSSIGEIANIPLTAHFLGGVTIGSSPERGVVDGYHRVWGYPGLHVVDGSAVSANLGVNPSLTITAQAERAMSLWPNKGEADPRPAQGEGYRRLEAVKAANPAVTRYTHESAKV
- a CDS encoding ABC transporter ATP-binding protein, which gives rise to MRGVWLHTRGLARQHRGLVLRVLGLHALAALAALAAPWLVGRLVDVVTASHGDTSTVDRIAIGLAAAVVAQTGLTWAARRWSFILGETVFAQLREQFVGRAVNLPLSTVERAGTGDLVARTTNDVEALSHVVRFGIPSLFVASMTVLMTTVAALFTSPLATLPILLGLPFYWFSTRRYLRHASDGYLWERATYAQLNGVVAETVDGARTIDALSLTGVRRARFHEALRECFQAERYTLGLRLHWFPAVVFGYYVPTAGAVLWGGWLAINGHITAGAATAVTLYIHQMTNPLDEVLGWLDEIQVGATSLARVIGVGDVPPDRVATGEQPAGSDLAVDDVRYAYRSGHDVLRGVSLDLRPGERLAIVGPSGAGKSTLGRLMAGIDGPREGSVEVGGVPLVDLTLGQLRGEVALVTQEHHVFVGSLADNLLLARPGAARDELEEALRAVDAHEWATELPEGLDTVVGSGGHPLSEAQSQQVALARLVLADPHTLVLDEATSLLDPRAARHLERSLAAVVEGRTVVAIAHRLHTAHDADRVAVVEDGVVSEIGTHDELVAADGPYAALWASWRNQPNAAVVE
- a CDS encoding ABC transporter ATP-binding protein — protein: MQTIPFPDPGRPDTRSTTRFMLWVARKQWRTQLLGMFAGMAWMLAIALVPAAVGKGVDDGIVPGDLGGLLRWALVLIGLGATCAATAAIRHYFAVYNWLFASYRGAQLTAQGAERAGPALTRTMPSGEVVAVFANDVMRLGGLYDVMGRFSGAVVSYAVVGAILLAASPALGWLVLLGGPVMLASLSLIVRPLQRRQARQREEAGRLTTLGADTVAGLRVLRGIGGEQTFLRRYEEQSARVRERGFQVAGIQAALDSAEVLIPGIFVVLVTWLGAREAVAGQITAGQLVAFYGYTAFLTMPLQTAIEVVDRGIRAQIAAGKMLRVMAVQPDHDASRTGTAAVPADDADLVDPLSGTVVRGGLLTAIVSARPEDSASLADRLGRHGPGPHQTTWGGTRLDDLSIADVRRHIVVSEPDPRLFTGVLREQLLGDSARRSGVATDRDEGASNGGRPGAGADCEVMAALTTASALDVLDAVADGLDGTVEERGRSYSGGQRQRLALARALLTDAPVLVLVEPTSAVDTHTEARIAERLAEHRRGRTTVVTTVSPLLLGQADEVVLLEDGLAIATGTHRELLAHPAYRQIVNRAEEDDQ
- a CDS encoding SURF1 family protein yields the protein MLRTALKPRWLGLFALLLVIIAACTQLGLWQLHVAQDKGLADALRKAHEARPALVEAVIRPHQAFPNPQSNRAVTAIGTYAATDQFLVGPRRLGGRTGYWVVTPLDVTATGARLAVVRGFVTDVSRPVAPPAGPVSVDGSLAPGEAPAAAPSGVPGWPRPARGSIDFSLLVNDWRGELYNAFVFAQTESTGTGAAIPVPAGLERVPPPAVTGGLKWRNAAYALQWWVFGGFAAFMWFRMVREDALRDPALEGDPERE
- a CDS encoding DUF3817 domain-containing protein, producing the protein MSDIKDPVSTRKALRFFKVMAVLSGLALFVLIGIIVVNGGFGKGGASAVWSPIHGLIYFVYVVSIANLGFKVGWSLPKMVLIMLTGFVPLLPFWAERRFAGETEARLAAGRR
- the guaA gene encoding glutamine-hydrolyzing GMP synthase, producing MPTTPLQARPVLVVDFGAQYAQLIARRVREANIYSEVVPHTMSTAELLAKDPAAIVLSGGPSSVYAEGAPELDRAVLEAGVPVFGMCYGFQAMAQALGGTVAHTGLGEYGATRAAVSDTESTLFNGQPLEQSVWMSHGDSVTEAPAGMAVTASTAGAPVAAIEDDERRLYGVQWHPEVMHSTFGQRVLENFLYRGAGLAGDWTAAHVVEELVESIREKVGDSRVLCALSGGVDSSVAAALVQKAVGDQLTCVFVDHGLLRAGEAEQVEKEFVAATGVDLVVVDARERFLSALAGVTDPEEKRKIIGREFIRVFEQAARDVVGSRGDSDHPVEFLVQGTLYPDVVESGGGTGAANIKSHHNVGGLPEDLQFKLVEPLRSLFKDEVRQVGLELGVPEAIVWRQPFPGPGLGIRIVGEVTAERLSILRAADAIARHELSLAGLDRDIWQCPVVLLADVRSVGVQGDGRTYGHPIVLRPVSSEDAMTADWTRVPYDVLAKISTRITNEVREVNRVVLDVTSKPPGTIEWE
- a CDS encoding lysophospholipid acyltransferase family protein, with product MRPGRERGLSTAAVNDALSRAVMRHVLIGPPLKLLTGLHVEGRANVPREGGLIVASNHLSFIDSIVIPLASGRQVHFLGKAEYFQGSGLRGAAVRWFHSTAGTIPVDRADPRAAAASLDLAEEVLRQGEAFGVYPEGTRSPDGRLHRGRTGVARMALSTGATLLPCAVIGTDKVQPAGSNGFRPGKVTVRFGQPVDVAGLSARFQKAALLRAITDATMDAIGELSGQERSGMYASDVKSGMGTGARGPSA